A segment of the Trifolium pratense cultivar HEN17-A07 linkage group LG7, ARS_RC_1.1, whole genome shotgun sequence genome:
tcataaTTCATGTATCCtcactatatataatatagatatagatatagatatagattacgAAACCATATGTTACAAATCACCcacactactagaaaactcgcctttagcgaccgatttagagactgattttcatcaaaatcggtctctaaatccaTTAGCGACCGAATTAGCGACCATCTAAAATCAGCATCAACGACCCTGGTCGCTGATCAGTTGTGACCAGATCAGCGACCGATTCTGTAGCGACCGTATTAGCGACCCATATAGGAGACCGAAATAGTGACCGAAATCAGAGACTGCTTAGAGACTGATTTTGCGACAACGGTTGCGACGAATTGTCCGACACTATAGCGACTGATTTAGTGACTGATTATAGCGACCGATGTAGTGACCGATTTTAAAATAACTTCTCTGCTCATTGCGACCGATTTAGCGACGCTGTGTGAAAAATTCGGTCTCTATTTCAGTCtctaatgatttttttgttaattattattattattattgatttacAATATCAGGAAAGCAATTTTTGGATTCGAATTTAATATCTGAAACTATTTCATACACACCAAACAATTAAAATGCACACAACAATATGAACATAatataaatatcataaataaaaaattatgatacaTAAAAAGAATCTATCATTACATTAAATCCATACCTAGACTAACTTTGCATAATATTAAGCACTTTATGcctaactaattttttttgtgtgtctaTAGTCGGTATTACAAATAAATCtcctataaatatatgtattgatCGTTCTAGAGGCTGTAATCCATATGCTCCATGATATACATTCTTGGTACAATGACCTGCACAAAAGTTAAGTCATTCAAcaagttaatttttaatcaataacaATACAAATTGGTTCCTACCCATTGCACTTGAATGCAAGAGAATGAACTTTTCTTATGATAAAGGGTAATAAAACCACCTTCATTATTGAATGGTACCTTCCTATCAAATGACTTTAGATCCCTTGAAAGTTGTTTGACTTTATTACTGCCTCTTATGAGCAAGAACTTTCcaatacaaaacaaataaaaaaaattatcacgcTAATTGCCTATGCAAACCAATATTAAGTGGAAGCTTAGGTTAACATATCTCCTgtagcttcttttttttaacagcTCAATAGTATTATTAAATAGCTCTCAATGAATAATACTTTATTCTaatacaataaaaatttaaacagTTTTCTGTTACCCTGTTTTTGTTCTTCACTTATCATATCATCATCTTTCTATTTTAGTAACTCAATAcataaggaaaaaaacaattTCTCCCAATTGCTAAGAGAAGAGatataaaactaattaaatgaCAGATAAAgcaaaaaaactttaatttcaCATACCGTTTGATGGTTCACGATATTACCTTTAGGAATTTTGGCAGCATCTTTAACAAGCTCCGTCCCAACACACGTCATGCCAGAAGATAGAATAAAGTAAACACATATTTTCAGAAAATTTGTAACTCCTTTCTGAATCTACAATAAACCAAAAGATAGAATAGAGTAAAAATAGTAACATATAAACTTGTAGCAAAGACAACACATGAACAAGAGtatgtaaaaattaaatacctCGAAGGGAGAGAAAGTcataacaattgttttattacGCGCATTAGCATTACGTCCTCTAGACGCCATAGTCTTTATTTTGGCTTTAACGTGGAAATGAACCATTACTGATAAAACTCATCAAAGAAGACATCTATACCTGAGATGCCATATAAATGAAGAATTCTACACAGTACGTAATCATCTTTTATGTATGATAATGACCTGAGAAAACAACATAAGAATCTCTGAACTTGTGTAAAATCACCTATAACATGTTGGTATATTAATCATTGGaggaaaacaaaaatcattagATTTCTAGAGTTGAAAAGTGCCAATTCTTTTTGGTTATAAGGCATCTGTGTCAAATCTTACATCTAAAGGGGAAGTACCTAGCGTGGCCTACCACAATTCAGTATCAGATTCAAGTGTATCCATCAGATTTCAAATCCGTTTTCTAGatcaacaaaatattattatacttGGTTTCAGCAATTGAAGTGGAAAGTAGTGTCTTACTGATATCACAAAAGAGAGATTTGAACAAGAATTGAATATTTTACTACCAGAGAAGCAATGATAATTAGATTAGAAGAACTTAATAAGTCTTGTTTATGTAATTAGCATGAAGTTGAAAAAGCTAATTATACAGAATTCTTTAGCCACTTCCAATTAAATTTATTCCTCTTTTATTGGTATGCATTCAATTAATGCACAAACTCTAGCTATAAATTAAGGAATGACCATTGAGTAATACATGAGATTCTTTGAAAAAAGATAAGGAATGGTGAAAATGTATAAAGATTTTAttgtgtatatattatttattatgtgtATATGATTTGCATATGTACTAATTACAAAACCGAATAATAGCACACCATTTGGACTGATAGCAGGCTGAAAGCAAAcacaaaataccaaaaaaaacagATCAACTTCTAAATTGCAATGAATTTACAAACAATCACATAATGGAAAAATTCATGGAAATGGTGAATAGAAGTATGCAATAAATACCTTATGAAAGTGATGCATCAATAACTTGTGTTATTCAATATACCAAATGATTTAACTTATTCTTTTCTGCATCATTGAATCTAACactgctttttttttcttccatccTTAATGCAGTTATGTGTATGAGAGTAACTGTTGGGGCAGGAGATTACAATCCAACTTAAAATCATTACCATCCAATCTCAAAGTATGGCCGGGATTACTATATGTTAATTCTTTATTGACTGATACATGCAAGTTTTTAGCATGATTGGTCTCTTTTGTAAAACATTCTTGACAGTACTCTTGAAAACAAGCACAAACCACTTGTACGTTTTGAAGGAATTAAGGAAAATTTAGGACAAAGTATATAATCCTAATCTTCCTTGGGAGAATGGATATTATAATGAGTCAAACACATTGCTTTTGGATGACTCCCTACAAGTAACTGCTAAATCCTGTAAATAAACTAACTCTTTCTTTATATTTATCATGCTTATTTTCAGCTATTATATATAGTGACATGTTCTAACTTATGTTTAATGTTTTCATTAATTGTTGCAGCCCtacaaatcaatttttcctCATGCATTCAATTATGAAAATTAGAATCACAATTCATTAGATATGGTACAAAATGACTTTCATATTTCTAAAGTCATAaggttttgtttgattttgttccTTTTCTATTGGTCTTTTGTCTATTTAACACTATTTTGTATAGCTTTCTTTTAGCTTTTAGCTTGAATCTCATcttttaaatataagtaaacaTAATTTATAGTAACATCAGCACTGGTATTTGGATATAATAGGTGAATGAGAGGTTATGGAAACGTGTTGGTAGTTAGTGGCTCAATGTATAATATTTGGATAGTTACTATCCAAATAAGCATCAATAAAGGGCACTACTGAGCGAACAAATCAGCACTAGTAGAAGACAACCAAAATACTTGAAAAGGTTAGATGTGATTCAAAAATCTCAAGGAAACAATCAGCAAGGAATCGAACCGGTCTAACAGACCAACCAAACATCacaccagaaaaaaaaaatcaaacaaaatatacCTAAGAAAATCAAAGATTCAAAGATCTTCACAAACCACAAATTCTAAAAAATTCCCACAAAccctaaaaaataaagaacataaacaaaaaacccaaaaagaaagataagaaatCATAGCAGAAGAAAATAAGAACGAGGGATTTGAGAGAGAAAGATAAAGGTACCGAGTCAATGCAGAAACGAAGAGAATGATTGAGCAGGGCGAACAACTTGAAGAATCAGCGAGAGATGCGTTCACAATTGAGAGTCGATAGGTTAGGAATTACGTGAGTTGAGAGAGATCGAGTGGAAAAGATCGTATTCAGAGATGT
Coding sequences within it:
- the LOC123894131 gene encoding uncharacterized protein LOC123894131 isoform X1; protein product: MVHFHVKAKIKTMASRGRNANARNKTIVMTFSPFEIQKGVTNFLKICVYFILSSGMTCVGTELVKDAAKIPKGHCTKNVYHGAYGLQPLERSIHIFIGDLFVIPTIDTQKKLVRHKVLNIMQS
- the LOC123894131 gene encoding uncharacterized protein LOC123894131 isoform X2 — its product is MVHFHVKAKIKTMASRGRNANARNKTIVMTFSPFEIQKGVTNFLKICVYFILSSGMTCVGTELVKDAAKIPKGNIVNHQTFLLIRGSNKVKQLSRDLKSFDRKVIVPRMYIMEHMDYSL